In Myxocyprinus asiaticus isolate MX2 ecotype Aquarium Trade chromosome 16, UBuf_Myxa_2, whole genome shotgun sequence, a single window of DNA contains:
- the pkdc gene encoding uncharacterized protein pkdc encodes MHCHSYRKSDLQSNRPLPKTFTFEIHKVNVKKVYRKARMKKEHEEVILKACGAKSLQIGAKIQTLWSGYGEILRVHLQGCDRPSVVVKHVKFPQNLKHPGGWTTDISHQRKVRSYQVESYWYQNYTANERCRVPICLDAQSFGDEQLIVLEDLDVAGFPDRKTSVNDAEIKACLSWIANFHALFLDVSPKGLWPVGTYWHLETRPEELEAMSDQKLKAAAAEIDNILNNCHFKTILHGDAKLANFCFSQDGLQVAAVDFQYVGGGCGIKDVIYFLGSCMNERECEKRVPGLLDHYFSELRISVGKKANFPELEKEWRSMFAFAWTDFHRFLLGWMPGHHKINKYSRTLAQEVLNKLKQSQSM; translated from the exons atgcaTTGTCACTCATACCGGAAGTCGGACCTACAATCTAATCGTCCTTTGCCGAAAACGTTTACCTTCGAGATACATAAGGTAAATGTAAAAAAGGTGTATCGTAAAGCCag AATGAAGAAGGAACATGAAGAAGTCATTTTGAAAGCATGTGGAGCAAAGTCTCTGCAGATTGGGGCAAAGATTCAGACGTTGTGGAGCGGTTATGGTGAAATATTAAGAGTCCACTTGCAGGGATGTGACAGACCCTCTGTTGTTGTAAAACATGTGAAGTTTCCCCAAAACCTGAAACATCCAGGAGGCTGGACCACAGACATCTCTCACCAACGTAAAGTGCGATCCTATCAAGTAGAAAGTTATTGGTACCAAAACTACACTGCTAATGAACGATGTCGAGTTCCCATTTGCCTGGATGCCCAGTCATTTGGTGATGAGCAGTTAATTGTGCTGGAGGACCTAGATGTGGCCGGTTTCCCAGATAGAAAAACCAGTGTTAATGATGCTGAAATAAAGGCATGTCTCAGTTGGATTGCCAACTTTCATGCCCTGTTTCTTGATGTATCTCCAAAAGGACTGTGGCCTGTAGGGACTTACTGGCATTTAGAAACAAGACCTGAAGAGTTAGAAGCCATGTCTGATCAAAAACTCAAAGCAGCTGCTGCAGAGATAGATAACATCCTCAACAACTGCCATTTTAAGACAATTCTGCATGGTGATGCGAAACTAGCTAATTTCTGCTTCTCCCAGGACGGTTTACAGGTTGCAGCTGTTGATTTTCAGTATGTTGGTGGAGGGTGTGGGATAAAGGATGTTATTTACTTCTTGGGCAGCTGTATGAACGAGAGAGAGTGTGAAAAGAGAGTGCCTGGGCTTCTAGATCACTATTTTTCAGAGCTACGGATAAGCGTTGGCAAAAAAGCCAATTTCCCAGAGCTGGAGAAAGAATGGCGAAGTATGTTTGCTTTCGCTTGGACAGATTTTCATCGCTTTCTCCTTGGATGGATGCCAGGACATCACAAGATTAATAAGTATAGTAGGACACTTGCTCAGGAGGTTTTAAACAAATTGAAGCAATCTCAATCGATGTGA